The Methanosarcina acetivorans C2A genome includes the window CAGAGGAAATGGAAGCCCTTGCTGAAGAACTGGTACTCGAACTCGGGCTTCTTGGCTCAAATGGAGTAGATTTCCTGGTCACGGAAAAGGGCCCTGTAGTGCTGGAAGTAAACCCAAGGTTCCAGGGCAGCCTGGACACCATAGAAATAGCGACGGGAATTAATCTTTTCGAAGCCCATATCGGCTGCTTCAGAGGGGAACTTCCGGAAAAACCTGAGGCAAAACATTTTGCTGCAAGAGGAGTTCTTTACTCGGATCGAGAGCTTTTTATAGACAGAAAACTCATGGACGTCATTCTCAGGGAAAAAAGCACTGATATTCCTTCCATGGGAACTGTTACTGAGCCCGACTGGCCTCTTACTTCCCTGTTTGCATGTGCCTCAACAAGAGACGAGGCAGTCCGATCTCTTGAAAGAGGGGCAGAGAGAATAAAGACTTTTATTGTAAATCGAACAAAAGAAGAAAGAAAAAACCTGAACCCTGCTGGAGAAGCATAAGGTTCAGTTGCGAAAGTACAGCTTTTTCCAGAGAAGAGAGCTCTTTTTGAGAAAAGGCAGGATGTAAACTTTAATACTGGTATGCCCAATTCATATAAGGGATTTGCGAGGTGAACACTTTGGTAGATTTGAATGACAAGGTAATTAGAGGATATCTCATTAGCCTTGTAGGGGAAGAAGGGCTTAGAATGATAGAAGAGATGCCCGAAGGCGAAGTCACGGATGAAGAAATTGCGGCAAAGACCGGAGTTCTGTTAAATACCGTGAGAAGAACCCTCTTCATACTTTACGAAAACAAATTTGCAATCTGCCGCAGAGAAAGAGATTCAAACAGCGGATGGTTGACTTATCTCTGGCATCTGGACTTTTCCGACGTAGAGCATCAGCTCATGAGGGAAAAGAAAAAGCTGCTCAGGAACCTGAAAACCCGTCTTGAATTTGAGGAAAATAACGTGTTTTATGTCTGCCCGCAGGGCTGTGTTCGCCTTCTTTTTGATGAAGCAACTGAAACGGAATTTCTCTGCCCCATGTGTGGCGAAGACCTGGTCTATTACGACAATTCCCGTTTTGTGAGCGCCCTGAAAAAGCGCGTGGACGCCCTGAGTTCCGTATAAGGGATCTGTCTTGACTACCCGAATCCAGGCAATAAAGCTGCTTGAAGAGGTAGGCTGTGCCCCAAATGTAATCGAACACTGCAAGGAAGTAGCCTCCCTGGCAGTTGAGATCGCAGCAAAGGCGAAAGCCGCCGGAAATAATGTAAATCCGGAGCTTGTAGAAATAGGGGCTCTTTTACATGACTTAGGAAGGTGCCGGACTCATGGAATTTCCCATGCAGTAGAGGGATTTAAGCTGGCTCAAAGCAAAGGAGTCGAACCTGAAGTTGCCGAGATAATAAAACGGCACATAGGAGCCGGAGTTTCAAAAGAAGAGGCAAAGGAACTGGGACTTCCTGAAGATGACTATTTCCCCCGGAGACTGGAGGAAAAAATCGTTGCACACGCCGACAACCTTGTAAAAGGAACGAAGAGGATAACAATAAACAAAAGACTGGAACTCATGAATAAAAGAAATATATCTGAACATGTGGTTCAGAGGGTAAAAAAACTCGCTGAAGAAGTAGAGGGACTTTCCCGCTAAATTCTCCGGATAGAAAAGAAGTCAGACATCCGGCATATAGAAAAACAGAAAAATAATTTTGTCAAATAATGCTCCGATTTTAAATGCGTACGCATTTAGAAAAAGGAGGAGGAAAACTTATATATAGCGATATTAATATGAGATAATGGATTGCTAAATCCTGCGATTTAAGCTAAAAATGCTCACCTCAACTAAAATATTTTTTTAGCGACATTTTCTCATTTTTAACTTATTATGAGGGTATGTTTATGGATGATGACAAATATCTAAAGGGCACAACTACCGTAGGAGTAGTTTGTACCGACGGAATTGTGCTCGCAAGTGAACAGCGAGCCACAATGGGGCATTTCATCGCAAGCAAAACTGCAAAGAAAGTTTACCAGATCGATGACCTGGTAGGGATGACTACTGCCGGTTCGGTAGGGGACGCCCAGCAGCTTGTGCGATTGGTAAGTGTGGAGTCACAGCTCTACAAAATGCGCAGGAACGAATCCATGACAATCAAAGGAATTGCCACTTTAATGTCGAACTTCTTGAATGCTAACCGCTACTATCCTATGATGGTTCAGCTCCTTATCGGAGGAGTTGACAAGAACGGACCTGCAATCTACTCCCTGGATGCAATGGGAGGAAGTATTGAAGAGACAAGGATCTCGGCAACAGGTTCAGGTTCTCCCATGGCTTACGGCGTACTGGAAGACCAGTACAAAGAGGATATAGCTGTAAAAGAAGGTCTCGATCTTGCGATCAGGGCAATCCACAATGCAATGAAAAGAGACTCAGCTTCTGGAGAAAACATCGATGTAGTCGTAATTACAAAGGAGGCATTCAAAAGACTGGATCCTGAAGAAGTAAAATCCAGAAGAGATTCATTAAACTAAAAATAATTAAATTGTTGGTTTTTTACTCCAATATATAAACTAACACCTTTTTCAAATATTATTTTTTTCGACATCCAGATACTTTTTGATTTTTTGACAAAAAGGAAGATTCTTAATGCCTATTGAAGACGTGCTATTAGACCTCAAACATAAAATTGAGAAAAATCTACCTGCAGGAGTTACAATTACCGACGTCGAATTCGAAGGTCCTCAGCTTGTCCTGTACACTGAAGAACCCCGCAAATTCGCAGACGACGGGAATATAATCCGCAACCTGGCAAAAGAACTCAGAACACGGATTGCCATGCGGCCTGACCCAAGGGTACTTGCAACTCCTGAGGACTCTATTTCTATAATTGAAGAAGTTGTTCCAAAAGAATCCGTAATCTCGAGCTACTATTTTGATCCTGATTCCGGAGAAGTAATCATCGAAGCCGAAAAGCCCGGGCTTGTAATCGGAAAACACGGTGCAACCCTGAGAGAGATTACAAAGCAGATCGGCTGGATTCCCAAAGTTGTCCGGACACCTCCTATTAAGTCCCGTACAGTGAAAAATATAAGGGAGTTTATGAGGAACAACCTCAAAGAAAGGAAAGAAATCCTGAAAACCGTGGGGAGGAAAATTCACAGGGAGTGTACCTCAAAAGACCAGTGGGTAAGGGTTACGGCTCTCGGGGGATGTAAAGAAGTAGGGAGAAGCTGTTTTTTGCTTTCTACTCCTGAGTCCAGAATCCTGATCGACTGCGGAGTCAATGTGGGTTCGGACGAAAACATGACTCCTTACCTCTATGTTCCTGAAGTTTTTCCATTAAATCAGATAGATGCCGTAATAGTTACCCATGCCCACCTTGACCACCAGGGACTTGTCCCCCTGCTTTTCAAGTATGGGTATGAAGGACCTGTTTACTGTACGCCGCCCACAAGAGACCTCATGGTGCTGCTCCAGCTTGACTACATCGACGTGGCAGCTAAGGAAGGGAAAAAGATCCCCTACGAATCAGGGATGGTAGCAAAGACCCTCAAACACACCATACCTCTGGACTATGAGGAAGTAACAGACATCGCCCCTGACATAAAACTGACTTTCCACAATGCAGGTCATATACTGGGCTCGGCAATCTCCCACTTCCATATAGGAGACGGGCTCCATAATGTAGTCTTTACGGGAGACTACAAATATGAGAAGACCAGGCTTTTTGACCCTGCGGTCAACAAGTTCCCCAGAGTTGAAACCGTCATCAGTGAAGCTACTTATGGGAACTCAAACGCATTCCAGCCTGCACTTAAGGACGCTGAAAAGCATCTGCAGATGGTGGTAAAGAATACAGTTGAACGCGGAGGAATTGCGCTTATTCCTGCTTTTGCCGTGGGCAGAAGCCAGGAAGTTATGATCGTGCTCGAAGAGTCAATAAGGAAAGGGCTTATCCCTGAAGTCCCGGTCTACCTTGACGGAATGATCTGGGAAGCCACTGCGATCCATGCAACCCATCCCGAGTACCTTAACAACGACCTGAGGAAATTGATCTTCCAGAAAGGCCAGAACCCCTTCCTGTCCGAATGCTTCAAGCCGGTTGATTCCCACGAAACCCGCCAGAAGATCATTCAGAACCCACACCCCTGTGTGATTCTTTCAACCTCGGGCATGATGAACGGAGGACCTGTTATGGACTATTTCAGGACCTTTGCCGAGGACCCACGCAATACTCTTGTGTTTGTGGGCTATCAGGCTGATGGGACTGTAGGACGCAGGATCCAGAAGGGGTGGAAGGAAATCCCCATGACAGGAAAGAACGGAAGCACCGAAATCCTGAAAATGAACATGGAAGTGCAGGTAGTAGACGGCTTCTCGGGCCACTCGGACAGGAGGCAGCTTATGGAGTATATCAAGAGAATGCAGCCTCGTCCGGAAAGAGTGTTCACCGAACACGGTGACGAAAAAGCCTGCGTGGACCTTGCAAGTTCCGTTTACAAGAAACTTAAGATCGAGACACGTGCCCTCACAAACCTCGAGACTGTAAGGCTACTGTGACCCCAAAAGGGGTTCACAACCTCTTTTTTTAGACAAAGACTGGAGAGATTACTCCAGGTTAAGAAGATGTTCCATTAACTTTTTGTGATCGCCTACTATCAGATCCGCCCTGTCGAGCTTTGAAGGCTCCACATATGTAGGGATGCCTATACAGTATATATCGGCTCTTTTAGCGGCTTCCACGCCCAGAACAGCGTTCTCGACCACGACACACTCATTTTTCCCGACCTTAAGAAGTTCAACGGCCTTCAGGAAGGGGTCCGGATGAGGTTTGGAATTAAGGACATCATCTCCGGTAACCACCATATCAAATATACCGGGGAAGAGCTGGTCAAGGATTCCGTTAACGATCAGGCGATCCGAACCCGAGACTACCGAAAGCAGGAAACGGGCTTTAAGCATTTCAAGGCATTCTTTCATCCCATCGAAAGCTTTCAGTTCGAAAATTCGTTTAAACTCCTGCCTGTAGATTGCAGTAATAGTTTCAAAATCATAAGCGTCGGGCTCTTTAAGGGCTTTCCTGATCAGCAGGGGGAGTCCGTTCCTGGGGTTTGAACCCTCAATTTCATAGATATCCTGATCCCTGATTTCCATACCCATGTCAAGAAAAGCCTTTTTCCAAGCTGCTGCATGGAAAGGCATGGAATCGACGAGAACACCGTCCATATCAAAAATTAATGCTTTTAACACGTTTCTGGCTCCTGAACCGAAAGAAGTGGGAACTATTCAGAAAGATTTGAGAAGGTAAGGACTGAGTTATGACTCTTCCTGAGTGCAGTTTGCTAAAGAGTTCAAGTGAAGTAACCTAAAGTAAAAACAGTTTTGCAGCCTTAAAGCTTTCCCGGCATTTCGGAGGGGCAATATAAAAAGTATCATATTGATGTAATAGTTTGAAACCTTTATAATCGGATAATGGAGAAATGCTAAACTCCTTATTTTGCCTGATATAAGAGGAAACAGTGTATCCAGGAGTTACAAGCTGAATAAAAGAATAAAGAAATTTCCGGAAAAAAATAACTTTAGGATGAAATCCGAAATTCAGAAGAGTTAACTTAAATTTATATAAACACTCATGTGCAGTTATCTTTTACTACTGGAAAAAATAAACAGGCGCCTTAAAATCTTCGAAAGATACCGAAAAAGTTTTTAAGATGAGAATTCTACTTAAAAGTAATAATATAAACAGTTTCATTAAATTGAAAATATCTCAGTATGGAGGTCTCAACGAAAAAGTAGTGTGGCGACTACACATCCAATAATTTAAGGGAAGCAGAATCGCAAAATAATGTGCAATAAAGAAAATAAAAATTGCCCTGACATGCATGATCAGGATGGCTTTCCTGAAAAACGAGACTTTCGAGAAAGTTTTATGCTACTGTATATAAACATTGTGTAAGTTCCCGCACTTTTTCCCCTGATAACTCAGGGAAAAAGGCAGAAAAAGGTAGAATATATGAAATTTATGGGTGACATATTTAAACTTCATATGCGATTTAAAAGCACTGCTTAAATATGTCCGAAATGTTTAAATTCAGAAGAGTACCAACTTGTTAAAGATAACGGATGAAAATCTTTTACCAGGTTTTTACAGGTTATCCCCAATTTAACTATATAAACAGAAATTTACCCCCCGATATAGAGGGTGGGGAGTCAAAAGAAAAAAATAAAGATAACATGATAAACGAAATCCAGCCGAGGGGATAAATTGCAATCTATAGTACAGGAAGCAATGAAATTCAGCGAAAAAGAGAAGGAATACCGAAAAAATTCCTCCTCCGAAGAAGACATAGAAGAATTCGGGCAGCCGCGAATTATGATTGTAGGATGCGGGGGTGCAGGAAACAATACCGTAAACCGGCTCTACAACATAGGAATCGAAGGCGCAGAAACAGTATGCATCAATACAGACAAGCAGCACCTTGATAATGTAAGGGCTGACAAGAAGATCCTCGTAGGAAAAACTCTTACAAGAGGCCTGGGAGCAGGCGGTTATCCGGAAACCGGAAAGAAAGCTGCAGAACTTGCAAGAGGGACTCTTGAGGAAGTTTTGAAGAATGTAGACCTTGTTTTCATTACAGCAGGGCTTGGAGGAGGTACAGGAACAGGAGTTGCCCCGGTCGTAGCAGAAGTTGCAAAAGAACAGGGAGCAATCGTCGTAGGCATGGTTTCAAGCCCTTTTAGGGTAGAAAGAGCCCGCATCTTCAAAGCCGAAGAAGGACTTGAAGACCTGCGCAGAGCAGCAGACACAGTAATTGTCCTGGACAACAACAGGCTACTTAACTACGTACCTAACCTTCCCATTGACCAGGCTTTCTCAGTAATGGACCAGTTAATTGCCGAAACAGTAAAAGGAATAACTGAGACCATTACAGTACCTTCCCTCATCAACCTTGACTATGCCGACATCAGGACCATCATGAGCTGCGGCGGAGTTGCCGTAATGCTTGTTGGAGAATCCAAGAGCCAGGACAAGAGCACGGAAGTTGTGCGGACTGCTCTGAACCACCCCCTTCTTGACGTTGATTACAAGGGGGCAACCGGTAGCCTTGTCCATGTAACGGGCGGGCCTGATCTGAGCCTGAAGGAAGCAGAGGAAATTGCCTCTATGCTTACCTACGAACTTTCCTCAAGTGCCAATGTAATATGGGGCGCAAGAATCAGAGAAGATTATGAAGGCAGGGTCAGGGTAATGGCAATCATGACCGGCGTCCAGTCGGCTCAGATCCTGGGCCCTCAGGCAGGAGCTGGAATCTTCGAGTCCAGAGCAGAGGCTGAACCTATCCAAGAAAAGAGATTCGGGAGATTATCCCCCGGCAGAAGAGGAGAAACAGCAGGACCTCTCAGAAAAAAACACGAAGAATCGATTATTGATTTCATAAATTAAACCGATACATACAAATGCTCGGGCTAGCAGGTTTCCGAGCTCCCCTCAGGTTATTCTCCGGACTTTTCCGGAGAGCAACCGGAGTTTTACTGGGAAAAACTTCCCCAAAATAGATAGAACGGATTTTTCCTGACCGGGCACTCATTTTTTTAAGAGATCATCGAACAGATACTCTTTTTTATTAGCGGCTCTATCTAAAAAACATGAAAATTTTGATTGCAACAGGGCGGCTTGCGGAAAATACCGTGAGGAAAGCAGCTGGAGAAAAAGCAGACGTCCTCGTAGCAGATATTGATATTGCAGCATTCATAACACCAAAAAAACTGGTTAAAGCCTTTCTGGATGCAGGTTTTTCAAGCAGGTATGATCTTATTCTGCTTCCAGGGCTTGTCGCAGGAAATTTTTCAAAAGCTTCGGAAGAACTGGACTGCAGAATCCGGCTTGGCCCGAAACATGCCTATGATCTCAGCTTCGTGCTCCATTTTGCAGAGGAGATTGAGTTTTCCGAAAAAATTCCTGCCTGTGAGCTCCTCGCAGATGTTAGAAAAGAGATGGCGCTTGAGCTTGTCAGGAAAGCCGAAGAAGAAGCTCATCCCTCCCTTACCCTTGGGGAGGTAAAGCTTGGAGGAAATTCCCGCATGAAGGTAATGGGAGAAATCGTAGGAGCTGCGGAAATGAATCCTGCAGACCTAGCGATAAGAATCGAAGCTTTTATCGCCCGGGGAGCAGATATTATCGACCTCGGAGCTACCCTTAACACTCTCCCGGGACAGATCAGGAAAACAGTGTCCCTTGCAAAAGCCCTCACATGCATCCCGATTAGTGTCGATACGCTTGATCCTGAACTGATAAAGGAAGGAATAGAAGCAGGAACAAAACTTATCCTGAGTCTTAACGGCACGAACATGGAAACTGCAGGCCCGGCGGTTGCAGGGGCAGGCGTTGCAGCAGTAGTAATCCCTGATGAAGGAAACAGCCTGGAAAGCCTGATAAGAAATATCGAGGCTGCCCGCAGGCTTGGGATTGAAAAAATCATAGCCGACCCTGTCCTTGACCCGGTAGGCCACAATATAACCGAATCTATTGTACGCTACCATGAGTTTCACAAAATGTACCCGGAGCTGCCGTTATTCTTCGGAGCTGGCAATGTAACGGAACTCATGGACGTGGACACCATTGGAGTAAATGCCACACTCTGCGGGATAGGAGCAGAAGCAGGAGCAAGCATCCTTTTTACCCCCGAATACAGTGATAAAGCCCAGGGCTCCATAAGAGAGCTAAAAAAAGCCTCCGAGATGATGCAACTTTGCAGGATCAGGGAAAGCTCCCCTAAAGACCTCGGCATTGATCTTCTCTGTATAAAGGAAAAAAGAAGACGTCCTGACAGCCCTCTCCCTGAGAAAGTAGTCACGGCAAGAGCCTCGAAGAACTGGCGTGTAGACCCTGCAGGCCCCATCCGAATCCGGATTGTGCCGGACAGAATAAGCGGAAACGGTGGACTTATTGTAGCCGAACACGAGAAAGCAGCGGTTGCAGGAGAGAGTGCCAGAAAAGTTATGGATACGCTGCTTGAACTCGAGCTGGTCTCACGCCTGGACCATGCGGCATACCTTGGAAGAGAACTGGAAAAAGCCGAACTTGCCCTGCGCTTTAACCGGAGTTATGCCCAGGATGACGTATTCTGAGCACACTGGAAGCAGACAAAATAGCGATGTGAGAAAATGAAACTCGAAACCGAAGATAAGCAGTCAATCTTTGAGATAGTGGCAGCCCGCTATTTCACAACACAGAACTGGAAATGGGTAAACCTTAGGAAAGACCTCAACAAAATCATCAA containing:
- a CDS encoding transcription factor → MVDLNDKVIRGYLISLVGEEGLRMIEEMPEGEVTDEEIAAKTGVLLNTVRRTLFILYENKFAICRRERDSNSGWLTYLWHLDFSDVEHQLMREKKKLLRNLKTRLEFEENNVFYVCPQGCVRLLFDEATETEFLCPMCGEDLVYYDNSRFVSALKKRVDALSSV
- a CDS encoding TIGR00295 family protein, with the translated sequence MTTRIQAIKLLEEVGCAPNVIEHCKEVASLAVEIAAKAKAAGNNVNPELVEIGALLHDLGRCRTHGISHAVEGFKLAQSKGVEPEVAEIIKRHIGAGVSKEEAKELGLPEDDYFPRRLEEKIVAHADNLVKGTKRITINKRLELMNKRNISEHVVQRVKKLAEEVEGLSR
- the psmB gene encoding archaeal proteasome endopeptidase complex subunit beta, producing MDDDKYLKGTTTVGVVCTDGIVLASEQRATMGHFIASKTAKKVYQIDDLVGMTTAGSVGDAQQLVRLVSVESQLYKMRRNESMTIKGIATLMSNFLNANRYYPMMVQLLIGGVDKNGPAIYSLDAMGGSIEETRISATGSGSPMAYGVLEDQYKEDIAVKEGLDLAIRAIHNAMKRDSASGENIDVVVITKEAFKRLDPEEVKSRRDSLN
- a CDS encoding beta-CASP ribonuclease aCPSF1, encoding MPIEDVLLDLKHKIEKNLPAGVTITDVEFEGPQLVLYTEEPRKFADDGNIIRNLAKELRTRIAMRPDPRVLATPEDSISIIEEVVPKESVISSYYFDPDSGEVIIEAEKPGLVIGKHGATLREITKQIGWIPKVVRTPPIKSRTVKNIREFMRNNLKERKEILKTVGRKIHRECTSKDQWVRVTALGGCKEVGRSCFLLSTPESRILIDCGVNVGSDENMTPYLYVPEVFPLNQIDAVIVTHAHLDHQGLVPLLFKYGYEGPVYCTPPTRDLMVLLQLDYIDVAAKEGKKIPYESGMVAKTLKHTIPLDYEEVTDIAPDIKLTFHNAGHILGSAISHFHIGDGLHNVVFTGDYKYEKTRLFDPAVNKFPRVETVISEATYGNSNAFQPALKDAEKHLQMVVKNTVERGGIALIPAFAVGRSQEVMIVLEESIRKGLIPEVPVYLDGMIWEATAIHATHPEYLNNDLRKLIFQKGQNPFLSECFKPVDSHETRQKIIQNPHPCVILSTSGMMNGGPVMDYFRTFAEDPRNTLVFVGYQADGTVGRRIQKGWKEIPMTGKNGSTEILKMNMEVQVVDGFSGHSDRRQLMEYIKRMQPRPERVFTEHGDEKACVDLASSVYKKLKIETRALTNLETVRLL
- a CDS encoding HAD family hydrolase; translated protein: MLKALIFDMDGVLVDSMPFHAAAWKKAFLDMGMEIRDQDIYEIEGSNPRNGLPLLIRKALKEPDAYDFETITAIYRQEFKRIFELKAFDGMKECLEMLKARFLLSVVSGSDRLIVNGILDQLFPGIFDMVVTGDDVLNSKPHPDPFLKAVELLKVGKNECVVVENAVLGVEAAKRADIYCIGIPTYVEPSKLDRADLIVGDHKKLMEHLLNLE
- the ftsZ gene encoding cell division protein FtsZ, whose protein sequence is MQSIVQEAMKFSEKEKEYRKNSSSEEDIEEFGQPRIMIVGCGGAGNNTVNRLYNIGIEGAETVCINTDKQHLDNVRADKKILVGKTLTRGLGAGGYPETGKKAAELARGTLEEVLKNVDLVFITAGLGGGTGTGVAPVVAEVAKEQGAIVVGMVSSPFRVERARIFKAEEGLEDLRRAADTVIVLDNNRLLNYVPNLPIDQAFSVMDQLIAETVKGITETITVPSLINLDYADIRTIMSCGGVAVMLVGESKSQDKSTEVVRTALNHPLLDVDYKGATGSLVHVTGGPDLSLKEAEEIASMLTYELSSSANVIWGARIREDYEGRVRVMAIMTGVQSAQILGPQAGAGIFESRAEAEPIQEKRFGRLSPGRRGETAGPLRKKHEESIIDFIN
- a CDS encoding dihydropteroate synthase-like protein, translated to MKILIATGRLAENTVRKAAGEKADVLVADIDIAAFITPKKLVKAFLDAGFSSRYDLILLPGLVAGNFSKASEELDCRIRLGPKHAYDLSFVLHFAEEIEFSEKIPACELLADVRKEMALELVRKAEEEAHPSLTLGEVKLGGNSRMKVMGEIVGAAEMNPADLAIRIEAFIARGADIIDLGATLNTLPGQIRKTVSLAKALTCIPISVDTLDPELIKEGIEAGTKLILSLNGTNMETAGPAVAGAGVAAVVIPDEGNSLESLIRNIEAARRLGIEKIIADPVLDPVGHNITESIVRYHEFHKMYPELPLFFGAGNVTELMDVDTIGVNATLCGIGAEAGASILFTPEYSDKAQGSIRELKKASEMMQLCRIRESSPKDLGIDLLCIKEKRRRPDSPLPEKVVTARASKNWRVDPAGPIRIRIVPDRISGNGGLIVAEHEKAAVAGESARKVMDTLLELELVSRLDHAAYLGRELEKAELALRFNRSYAQDDVF